From one Solanum lycopersicum chromosome 12, SLM_r2.1 genomic stretch:
- the LOC138340397 gene encoding uncharacterized protein has translation MTAQANRDVVPQAHQQVATMESFLRDFTRMNPPTFYGSKFEEDPPEFIDEIYKILYAIGLSTSEKVELATYQLKDVFQAWYVQQRYNRTLWGDAVTWEVFKKALLEQFFRMYKREDKVVEFINLFQGELTEAKAHEFMNLRQGNIKVQESGLKFNKLPWYYPHMVAYSRDKTDQFLYGMSYLNSGGGNPSQSQQKFSTSSLSIASVPSSMNRLRDYRSRQAQEGGNDKPQSTTSVAPTSHPIQQGNSSGTGASQRQNMLYALQARQDQEVSPDIVTGKLRVFDRDVYASLDAEATLSFVTPYIEVQFSVSRETLSEPFSISTPVG, from the exons ATGACAGCCCAAGCAAATCGAGATGTTGTACCCCAAGCACACCAACAAGTTGCTACCATGGAATCCTTTCTAAGGGATTTtactaggatgaatcctcctacatTCTACGGGTCCAAGTTTGAAGAAGACCCCccagagttcattgatgaaatctacAAGATCCTTTATGCTATAGGGTtgtctactagtgagaaggttgagttagccacttatcaactcaaggacgtgTTTCAAGCATGGTATGTCCAACAAAGGTACAATAGGACGTTATGGGGTGATGCAGTCACTTGGGAGGTGTTCAAGAAGGCTTTGCTTGAACAGTTTTTTCGTATGTATAAGAGGGAAgataaagtggtggagttcatcaacctttttCAAGGAG AGTTGACAGAAGCAAAGGCTCACGAATTCATGAATTTAAGGCAGGGCAACATCAAGGTCCAAGAGTCTGGGCTCAAGTTTAACAAACTTCCCTGGTATTatcctcacatggttgcttACTCAAGGGATAAAACGGATCAGTTCTTGTATGGAATGTCATATTTG AATTCGGGTGGTGGAAATCCCTCGCAGAGTCAGCAAAAGTTTTCAACTTCATCCCTTTCAatagctagtgttccatcctccatgAACAG GTTGAGGGATTATCGTTCTAGACAAGCTCAAGAAGGTGGTAATGATAAACCTCAGTCTACAACTTCAGTAGCACCAACAAGTCACCCGATTCAGcagggtaactcatctggtaCAGGTGCCAGTCAACGACAGAACATGTTATATGCTCTTCAAGCTCGCCAGGATCAGGAAGTTTCTCCTGATATAGTCACTGGTAAATTACGAGTCTTTGACCGTGATGTTTATGCATCGTTAGATGCTGAAGCtactctttcctttgtaactccttacatagaAGTCCAATTTAGCGTCAGTcgagaaactctctcagaacctttctcaaTCTCTACTCCAGTTGGTTGA